In Danio rerio strain Tuebingen ecotype United States chromosome 18, GRCz12tu, whole genome shotgun sequence, the genomic window aGATCGACTGACACCGAAAATATGGTTGAATGGATACTGTAGATCAATAGACACAAAAAAAGTAAgatgggtggttggatggatggatacagtagaTCGACAGACACTGAaaagaaggatagatggatggataaactagATCAACAGACAccgaaaagatggatggatggatggagagatggaaggATGCAGTAGATCAACAgacaacaaaaagaaagatggatggatggatggatggatggatacactaGATCCACAGACACAgaaaagaaagatggatggatggatacagtacATCAATAGACACAAAAAAGtaagatggatggttggatggatggatacagtagaTCAACAGACACCAAAAAGATGGATGGTGAATGGATGGATACACTAGATCAACAGACACCAAaaagaaggatggatagatggatacacTAGCTCGACAGACACCaaaaagaaggatggatggatagatggatggatatactaGATCGACAGACACCGAaaagaaggatagatggatggagtaGATCGACAGACACCgaaaagaaggatggatggatagatggatggatatagtaGATCGACAGACACCGAaaagaaggatagatggatggagtaGATCGACAGACACCaaaaagaaggatggatggatggatgcagtaGATCGACACACTGAaaagaaggatagatggatgaatggaaacaGTAGATCGACACACTGAaaagaaggatagatggatgaatgaatggaaacaGTAGATCGACACACTGAaaagaaggatagatggatgaatgaaaacaGTAGATCGACACACTGAaaagaaggatagatggatgaatggaaacaGTAGATCGACACACTgaaaagaaagatggatggataattatCACTagatttaaaagacatttttaaaattgaaatagTTTGGTTAGTTGTTAGTTAAAAGTTGCATTAATTTGatcataaatacagtaataactgtattattttaaaatattactacaaTTTTAAATAGCTGCTTTTAATTTGAACATGTTAAAAATTGTACTTTATTCCATTGGTGTctaagctgaattttcagcatcattactaaGTCTACAAGGTCACATGATGCTTTGGAAATCAATGAACCTGATAGGTTGATTTGATGGTCAAGAAAAATCAGAAACTGTTCAATACTTTTGTGTAAACTGTGAAACATTTCTGTGTAattctttaataataaaaaagcaacaaaataaatGTCTTAACTGTCACTTTGTTTCTTCTTGCTGAATAAAAATCTTAATATGATAACATCTGAATGGttatcactgtcgcctcacagcaagaaggtcactggtttgagtcccaactgggccagttagcatttctgtgtggagtctccgtgggtttcctccgggaactacggtttcccccacagttcaaacacatgcggtataagtCAATGGGGTAAACAAAACTAGCCgtagtgtttgggtgtgtgtgtgaatgtgagagtgtatgggtgttttccagtactgggttgctgaaagggtgtaaaacatatgccggaatagttgacggttaattacgctttggcgacccctgataaataaggacaaagctgaaggaaaatgaatgaatgtacactgTATGATGTTACAACTAAAGCTTTGTGTCATTTCAAGTATAAAAGTTATAGTTaagttaaatatatattacaaaaagaCTTAATAGGATGCAACAAATAGGACTGATTCTATAAACAAGGCAGATGCTTTCAGATACTCCATGTAGCTCTCAGATTGTTGATGTATTCTTCATCATCAAAGATTTCAATACTCAGACCTTCATAATAGTCCTCGAACTCGGCGTAGGACACAGTCTTGGTGATCTTTCCTGCTTCCTGTATGAAGGCCAGGAAGTCAGGGTTTGGACGGGGATCTGTCAACAGTTTAACATAAGAATGATAACATCTTTAAAAACTACATCgcctttctgaaaataaaggaagagttcacccaaaactgaaaattctcttatcatttactcacctctCAAAAACCTGTTTGAATTGCTTTCTCCTGTTGACCAAAATAGAAGATATTTCAAAAAACGTTGAAAACCAggagccattgacttccatagtatgtatATTTCCTACTAAAGATGTCAATGGTtcctggtttccaacattcttcaaaatatctcttttagtgttcaacagaaaaggtttgaaaccactggagggtgagtaaatgtttatttttgagtgaactatcccaatATTACTAAAGAAGCACATGTTTAACACTCAATGTTTGTACTGAAATGTTGACTAAAGCTGAATAAACATGACTACAATAGCCGGCTgctaacaaaaaactaaaatgatcATTGGCTCACCGAGTGCTGTGTCAGCCTCTTGTTTGCCTCTATAGAATTTCTCAATGTCGCTCAGGAAGATGGAGCCGGTTTTATTTGGGTCAAGCTTTACATAAACCTAAAAAAAAGAAAGGGAGGAACATTCAAAACAGCAGCTAATGGTCAGAATGGAAAGTCAATCACTCACGGAGCTCAACGGCGCCCTCTGGAGGACGAGAGCTGTGCTGCTGGTGCGTCACCTTCAGGAAAAGGGCTTTTCTGTCCTCGTTCATCTCCCCGGTAACGGCACGCATCACATCAGCAGGATTCACCCGGCCCTCCATACGCCGACTCACAATCCTCCACACCGCCTCAAAGTCCTGccacacacacacgacacacgCTAATGCAACCACTCAACACACTCATTATCATCTACATCTACATCCCTGGAGCTCTCCTACGGCCTGATCAGAGGAACAGGCTCATAGAGGGATGGACGAATAGATGGATAGAGTAGATCGGCAGACACCCAAAGAGATGGATGAATTAAACacctagatagatggatggatggatgagagtagattaatggatggatggatggatggatggatggatggatggatgacggaCGGAAAAGAAGACAGAATAacagataaatgaatggatggacggatggaataaagacagaaaaatggatggatgatgacaaaatagatagatagatagatagatagatagatagatagatagatagatagatagatagatagatagatagatagatagatagatagatagatagatagataaaagggGATGGGTGGAGGGATGAATagataaatgatggatggatggatggatggatggatggatggatggatggatggatgaatggatggatgacggACGGAAAAGAAGACagaataacaaataaatgaatggatggacggatggaataaagacagaaaaatggatggatgatgacaaaatagatagatagatagatagatagatagatagatagatagatagatagatagatagatagatagatagatagatagatagatagatagatagatagatagatagatagatagatagatagatagatagatagatagatagatagatagatagataaaagggGATGGGTGGAGGGATGAATagataaatgatggatggatggatggatggatggatggatggatggatggatggatggatggatagatggatggatgaatagatacaGTAGATTGACAAACAGCCAAAGTGAGGAATGGGAGTAGTTTGACAAACACccaaatgcatggatggatggatggatggatggatggatgacggacggaaaaaaagacagaataacagataaatgaatgaatggacggatggaataaagacagaaaaatggatggatgatgacaaaatagatagatagatagatagatagatagatagatagatagatagatagatagatagatagatagacagacagacagagacagacagacagacagacagacagacagacagacagacagacagacagacagacagatagatagatagatagatagatagatagatagatagatagatagacagatagatagatagatagatagatagatagatagatagatagatagataaaagggGATGGGTGGAGGGATGAATAGATaaatgaaggatggatggatggatggatggatggatggatggatggatggatggatggatggatggatggatggatgggatggatgggatggatggatgaatgaatggatgggatggatggatgaatgaatggatgggatGGATGTAGTAGTTCAACAGACAGCCAAAGTGATGTATGAATGCGAGTAGTTTGACAAACAcccaaatggatggatggatggatggatggataaatacagTAGATTGACAGACAcctaaatagatagatagatacaaatatatagatggatggacagacaggtaAACAGATAGAAGCATAGTCGTGGACAGATCAACacatggatggattgacagagtGATGTAAAGATAGACAGAGAGGGGTGGATGGGCAGACAAAAGGGCAAAAGacatatagatggatggacagaggaaCAAACGGATGGATGACCAAACTAATAGATAGATGACAGACAGATGAACAACAACCAACAGATACAGATTGGTGGACAGATGTATGAGTAGACACAGTAGATTTTAGATATGTCTATAGGGTTTGGTGTTCTCAATGATCTTCTTTCTCTCCACCTGTGCAGTGATGCAGAGCTGCTCCATCAGAGATCGTCTGAGCAGCTCTTTTTGCTGAACACCATCAGCCTTCAGATCAAACATCTTCTGCATGTCTCTTCCTAGACTGATCAGGGTTTGAATCGCACGACCCCTCAGCCTATCACGCACTGCACCTAAAAACACATTGATCAATGAGAGCTGAATTTATGGTCTAATCAAGCATTCTGTGACTAGTAAATAATTAACAGTCCTCAAGAGTTTGATTACAGCGAATtctatttttaatgattaattgcagaaaaattgttaataaatagacTAAGTAACTTTTtcgttaattaaaaatgttttcatgaCATAATTTATAACTTGATTTTCAAGACAGTTTAGActtactaaactaaacttcagAACAGGTTTTTTATATGCATTACAATCCAAACATTTAGAAACGATTAAAAGtggaaaacagtaaaaaaaaaattgtataatattcCAAAAAAGTATTTGAACTTGctattattcaaataaaaatatatacatttataattttaatcCTATTACAATTGTACAtacaatgaatacattttaatcaCTGTAATGTCTTGATTTTAACATTGTGCATGACGTTTTCTAACAGGTTTTTGTGGTTGGACATGTTGAATGAAAGTTTTTTTCACTTGCATAAAAATGTTGTGTGAAAAAAAGGGGAAAACACGAGTGAAACATTAACCTTGCATTTCCTTCAGAGTGTTTTGCTCGTTGATTTCTTCTTCAGAGAGATGGCGTAGAGTCTCCCCAGACTGAGCTCTGTGCCAAAGAAACACTCTCAGAATCCTCAGAGACTGTGTATATGTACATGTgtgtacagtgctcagtatatataagtacacccctcgcAAATCTATCTgttcaattcatatttttaataggaagctatacaatattatatttaaacgtatacattagattagtcagtactgaagccaaatctggagcttatctaacaaaataacttacaataacgtccaaaaactagtacagccaaataaatatgttatagaaaaatattaaatacacattttcaaaaagaggaaaaatcaagagaaacaaaaataacaaaaaatttagttttggaagtcgtaatttatttttgcattatttttcttaaatttaattgtattatatttcaatttctcaatatttttgttgactaaatataattttaataaacatatcgGTTTAATAAAACTGTCTTGTTTAAATGAGGCAAAATACATTGCATATATTAACTGAAATTCacttaaatggataaaaatattcattttcaaattggGGTGTACTCCATTTTGCTGAGCATTGTATGTGTTTCGGGTATCTGTCACTTTGTGAGAACCAAATGTCCCCAAAAGTATAGCAATACTTGTAATGTTGACCTTCTGGGGACATTGTTTGGAaaatagccatgtttccatccacctcttttctatgcgcattttggaatattgcataaaaataaaacattggataaatgtatataaaatgcaaataaaacataAGCGCACAACTGTACCCAACTACATtcagtaaatgtaaatgttcagtAAATGTAAGCTTCATTAAACTTTTTatccaataataaaaatgtgcatgAGCAATGATGGAAACACATTAACTGAATAAATTTCAGTGTGTGCATCAAAAAGGTTGTGTAATGTTTTTTTAGCAGATCATGTGATAGCAAAAATAGGTGTGATGAGATGGCATTAATGACAATCTAGTGGACAGACCACTTTGCACAACATctataatgttgttttggtcattctaaaatgcctcagCCAAAGTCCGTCTTGTGATAGATAGTAGTTcaggtttattattataatattattattatcacctcCCAAAACTGTCATGAGCGTCTGCGTTCCTGAAGAGTGGTCTCTCACCTCCAAAACCCACTGCGCATTCATTGCATTTCGTCTTCTAAGatgtatgtaatttattatataagaatgAAGGCCCATGGCCCTTAGTGGCTTCTCTCATCACagcaaatttcattttaatttatgatatttggtgccagattATTAGGAATTGTCTATTTTATTCTCCTTGACACATTGAATGGAAACAGATCataatttgcaaatgttttatgcgataTTACAGTTTTGCTCATGAATCTAATTTGCATctctggatggaaacatagctaatgactcATTAATCATCCAGAAAAGTATTTTGAAATGTAGACATCCAGAATGTGTTCTGTGAGGGTTGAGGTAAGAGAACCAAATACacaatgtgtgtatatgttataAAAATCATAACATTTATTGGAAGTCCCTATTAAACATTAAAACtcaacatgtgtgtgtttgtgtgtgtgtgtgtgtgtgtgtgtgtgtgtgtgtgtgtgtgtgtgtgtgtgtgtgtgtgcgtgacatACAGCAGGGCTCCCTTGGCTCCGTCATCCACATCAGTAACTGTGAGGCTCAGGCACGGCTGCTGTCTCAGACTCTGGGGGAAGTGTGGGCCGTCTGTACAGAAATGAAGCTCGGCACCCTGGGTGATGTAGGCTGAgtgttaatgtattaatattagtctgtctgtgtgtgtgagtgtgtgtgtgtgtgtgtgtgtgtgtgtgtgtgtgtgtgtgtgtgtgtgtgtgtgtgtgtgtgtgtgtgtgtgtgtgacagatgaCGAGTGTGTTAAACCTGTGAGATGTCCTGCAGGCAGTACGGCCTCCCTCTGTTCCAGTACACACCACGAGCGATAAAGGGCAGAGCGTTCCATCTGAGAATCAGAGATCTGATTACTATTTATCCCTTCTGATACGTTAATGTTCAAGAAAAATTATGTGATGATGTGttgtgtacatacagttgaagtcataattatcaGCCTCCCTATATATATTTTCCCAATTTCTTCAAAATAAGACTAATAAAaaatttccagaagaaaaaatattacaaattgtaATACTGTAATACTGTATTTCACAGTATTgtcaatactgtgaaaaaaattcttgctctgtttaacataatttggaaacctttaaaaatgaaaaaataattaaaaagagcgAATAATTTGACTTCAtgtgtataaaatggaaaaaaatcaaAGCCTGACCTGTTTTTACCAAAATTTCGGTACTCATATATGGTCATTGTTTGGTCACATGTGAAGAAGAAGCCAATCAGTTTTCGACATGCTTCACGTCCACACCTATATATCAAACACAAGCATATTACAAAAATAACA contains:
- the caps2 gene encoding calcyphosin-2 isoform X1, whose product is MKANAKYSHLQKNDQQLHKMTGADRGSRPAEVPVLKLDALQNAEEEHLAIHVKDAGMKIVSGDLSAMSWGSSASTPTKQCFPSKMKDLIQNQVALDDGESLQLSYRAQTQRSPQYSNKTSQHSPESTCKNTAQTSFNALQVNSKMRDAEGLTEERKLQAVIEQVMVDQLSRAVISDPEQNAVSVSPTSVPPRYRRTLHHTQVKTRMSLTENILSNKLCFQARILSRCGREACRKLIGFFFTCDQTMTIYEYRNFGKNRWNALPFIARGVYWNRGRPYCLQDISQGAELHFCTDGPHFPQSLRQQPCLSLTVTDVDDGAKGALLAQSGETLRHLSEEEINEQNTLKEMQGAVRDRLRGRAIQTLISLGRDMQKMFDLKADGVQQKELLRRSLMEQLCITAQDFEAVWRIVSRRMEGRVNPADVMRAVTGEMNEDRKALFLKVYVKLDPNKTGSIFLSDIEKFYRGKQEADTALDPRPNPDFLAFIQEAGKITKTVSYAEFEDYYEGPVHACYCACFWIFLSDWSCSQGSQQWNEPPAWKRYHLKVLRLCSSDRNSHIH
- the caps2 gene encoding calcyphosin-2 isoform X2; this translates as MKANAKYSHLQKNDQQLHKMTGADRGSRPAEVPVLKLDALQNAEEEHLAIHVKDAGMKIVSGDLSAMSWGSSASTPTKQCFPSKMKDLIQNQVALDDGESLQLSYRAQTQRSPQYSNKTSQHSPESTCKNTAQTSFNALQVNSKMRDAEGLTEERKLQAVIEQVMVDQLSRAVISDPEQNAVSVSPTSVPPRYRRTLHHTQVKTRMSLTENILSNKLCFQARILSRCGREACRKLIGFFFTCDQTMTIYEYRNFGKNRWNALPFIARGVYWNRGRPYCLQDISQGAELHFCTDGPHFPQSLRQQPCLSLTVTDVDDGAKGALLAQSGETLRHLSEEEINEQNTLKEMQGAVRDRLRGRAIQTLISLGRDMQKMFDLKADGVQQKELLRRSLMEQLCITAQDFEAVWRIVSRRMEGRVNPADVMRAVTGEMNEDRKALFLKVYVKLDPNKTGSIFLSDIEKFYRGKQEADTALDPRPNPDFLAFIQEAGKITKTVSYAEFEDYYEGPVHACYCACFWIFLSDWSCSQKPEHPEETHTNTGRTCKLHTEMPTSPVGT
- the caps2 gene encoding calcyphosin-2 isoform X3; translation: MKANAKYSHLQKNDQQLHKMTGADRGSRPAEVPVLKLDALQNAEEEHLAIHVKDAGMKIVSGDLSAMSWGSSASTPTKQCFPSKMKDLIQNQVALDDGESLQLSYRAQTQRSPQYSNKTSQHSPESTCKNTAQTSFNALQVNSKMRDAEGLTEERKLQAVIEQVMVDQLSRAVISDPEQNAVSVSPTSVPPRYRRTLHHTQVKTRMSLTENILSNKLCFQARILSRCGREACRKLIGFFFTCDQTMTIYEYRNFGKNRWNALPFIARGVYWNRGRPYCLQDISQGAELHFCTDGPHFPQSLRQQPCLSLTVTDVDDGAKGALLAQSGETLRHLSEEEINEQNTLKEMQGAVRDRLRGRAIQTLISLGRDMQKMFDLKADGVQQKELLRRSLMEQLCITAQDFEAVWRIVSRRMEGRVNPADVMRAVTGEMNEDRKALFLKVYVKLDPNKTGSIFLSDIEKFYRGKQEADTALDPRPNPDFLAFIQEAGKITKTVSYAEFEDYYEGPVHACYCACFWIFLSDWSCSQMR
- the caps2 gene encoding calcyphosin-2 isoform X4, producing MKANAKYSHLQKNDQQLHKMTGADRGSRPAEVPVLKLDALQNAEEEHLAIHVKDAGMKIVSGDLSAMSWGSSASTPTKQCFPSKMKDLIQNQVALDDGESLQLSYRAQTQRSPQYSNKTSQHSPESTCKNTAQTSFNALQVNSKMRDAEGLTEERKLQAVIEQVMVDQLSRAVISDPEQNAVSVSPTSVPPRYRRTLHHTQVKTRMSLTENILSNKLCFQARILSRCGREACRKLIGFFFTCDQTMTIYEYRNFGKNRWNALPFIARGVYWNRGRPYCLQDISQGAELHFCTDGPHFPQSLRQQPCLSLTVTDVDDGAKGALLAQSGETLRHLSEEEINEQNTLKEMQGAVRDRLRGRAIQTLISLGRDMQKMFDLKADGVQQKELLRRSLMEQLCITAQDFEAVWRIVSRRMEGRVNPADVMRAVTGEMNEDRKALFLKVYVKLDPNKTGSIFLSDIEKFYRGKQEADTALDPRPNPDFLAFIQEAGKITKTVSYAEFEDYYEGTSQG